Proteins encoded in a region of the Methanobrevibacter millerae genome:
- a CDS encoding carboxymuconolactone decarboxylase family protein, protein MKGEVYYGKGIRELEDQYPDLYELVTDMNETVWDGKILDYKTQKLIAIGITASRADPRATKKQIKSAIEVLGISKDEIVDVLRVVLLTSGMPAFSKSLQILNSVLETMD, encoded by the coding sequence ATGAAAGGTGAAGTATATTATGGTAAAGGCATTCGTGAATTGGAAGATCAATATCCTGATTTGTACGAACTTGTAACTGATATGAATGAAACTGTATGGGATGGAAAAATTCTCGATTATAAAACTCAAAAATTAATAGCTATTGGAATTACTGCTTCCCGTGCAGACCCAAGAGCAACTAAAAAGCAAATTAAAAGTGCAATTGAAGTGTTAGGTATCAGTAAAGATGAAATTGTTGATGTTTTAAGAGTTGTTTTATTAACCTCAGGTATGCCAGCATTTTCAAAATCCTTACAAATTTTAAACAGTGTTTTAGAGACTATGGATTAA
- a CDS encoding transposase has product MILNSLILSDKSREIDEMDEEFQLMYLTSIIVDSAFNFFKIERITSDKGKPPFELKDMIKLIFYGYINKITSSVVLAHNAKFNYLYNLISHAIEPKDRTIRDYREDFQGIFQFIMSFILIVANKLGLTDFEHIAIDGTIKKAYNSPFNIIKEKDISLLIRHYMVEELSKNEIKQLRRTARKFLMDNSLSDEEKVDILFHWWQLLDYSGQVSLALNDHDTRLMKIKDKGQKYPKFAYNIQLGTDTKSKLICGVNAVQNPTDHYQIPALMNQILVNLQLKPQKISTDTIYSTLANLQYLEELDITALIPTKQQNRQNSGNQPDNPFAIDYFVFDEYKNVFICPEKQELTLDGSYPAPQEKGGGNKIKLVYSNYTACKKCKHKGTCYTTNHRTITRYVHDVKYKVERLMSTEEGIKDYKLRSKTVEAHNGTFKRIYDYDHIPIIGLKRVQNLMFAIVASYNLIRLFNLIKINKMDLNSVINAIRFISLT; this is encoded by the coding sequence ATGATTTTGAATTCACTTATTCTGAGTGATAAAAGTAGGGAAATTGATGAAATGGATGAAGAATTTCAGCTTATGTATCTTACATCCATTATTGTTGATAGTGCTTTTAATTTCTTTAAAATTGAACGAATAACGTCTGATAAAGGAAAACCACCATTTGAACTTAAAGATATGATTAAACTAATTTTTTATGGTTATATTAATAAAATAACAAGTTCTGTGGTCTTGGCCCATAATGCAAAATTTAATTATTTATATAATTTAATTTCACATGCTATTGAACCTAAAGATCGAACTATTCGAGATTATCGTGAGGATTTTCAAGGAATTTTCCAGTTTATTATGAGTTTTATTCTAATTGTGGCTAATAAACTGGGTTTAACTGATTTTGAACATATTGCGATTGATGGGACAATCAAAAAGGCATATAATTCACCATTTAATATAATTAAAGAAAAAGACATTAGTCTATTAATTAGACATTATATGGTTGAAGAATTGTCAAAAAATGAAATTAAACAGCTTAGAAGAACAGCAAGAAAATTTCTAATGGATAATTCATTATCTGACGAAGAAAAAGTCGATATTTTGTTTCATTGGTGGCAGTTGTTAGATTATTCTGGCCAAGTGTCACTGGCTTTAAATGATCATGACACTCGATTAATGAAAATAAAAGATAAAGGACAAAAATATCCAAAATTTGCATATAACATACAATTGGGGACAGATACAAAATCAAAGTTAATTTGTGGAGTTAATGCAGTTCAAAATCCCACAGACCATTACCAAATCCCAGCATTAATGAATCAAATACTCGTTAATTTACAACTTAAACCCCAAAAAATTAGCACGGATACAATATATTCAACACTAGCAAATCTGCAATATCTCGAAGAATTAGATATCACTGCCTTAATTCCAACAAAACAGCAAAATAGACAAAATTCAGGCAATCAACCTGACAATCCATTTGCTATAGATTACTTTGTTTTTGATGAATATAAAAATGTTTTTATTTGCCCAGAAAAACAAGAATTAACCCTTGACGGCTCATATCCAGCACCACAAGAAAAAGGAGGAGGAAATAAAATCAAATTAGTCTATTCCAACTACACAGCTTGCAAAAAATGCAAACACAAAGGAACCTGCTACACAACAAACCACAGAACAATAACAAGATACGTTCACGACGTCAAATACAAAGTAGAACGATTAATGTCCACAGAAGAAGGAATAAAAGACTATAAACTACGTTCAAAGACAGTAGAAGCACACAACGGAACTTTCAAAAGAATCTATGATTATGACCATATCCCAATAATTGGATTAAAAAGAGTACAGAACCTAATGTTCGCCATTGTAGCATCATACAATCTAATAAGATTATTTAATCTAATAAAAATAAATAAAATGGATTTAAATTCAGTTATTAACGCAATAAGATTCATATCATTAACTTAA